DNA from Mucilaginibacter mallensis:
TTCAGGAGGCGCACAGTAAGGGAACGTGAAGAAGCAAGAAAAACTGAAGGTAAAGATGTAATCGTTGCTATGCTACCCGTGATGGATGATTTTGAGCGTGCCATCCGGTCGATGGATAATGCTACTGATGTCAATGCTATCAAAACAGGTATTGAACTGATCTACAATAAATTAAGCAGCACACTTGCACAAAAAGGCTTAAAAGCTATGGATGCTTTAGGCGAAACATTTGATGCTGACATTCATGAAGCTATTACCAATGTGCCTGCCCCTACTGATGATTTAAAAGGCAAGGTGATAGATGTAATGGAAAAAGGCTATTACCTGGGCGATAAGGTAGCACGCTTTGCTAAAGTAATAGTAGGTGCTTAATTGATTTGGGATTTCGGATGTTCGATTTCGAATTTATTTGAATTGGATATTTAGAATTCTCACCCTGATAAAAACTTATATATAATTGATAAATTCGAAATCAAAATTTCGAAATCCGAAATAAAACTATGGCTAAAAGAGATTATTACGATGTGCTTGGTGTAGCAAAAGGCGCTGATGCTGATGAAATAAAAAAGGCATATCGTAAAATGGCTATCAAATATCACCCGGATAAAAACGAAGGTGATAAAGAAGCTGAAGAAAAATTCAAGGAAGCTGCCGAAGCTTACGAAGTACTAAGTAATCCTGAAAAACGCCAGCGTTACAACCAGTTTGGTCACGCTGCCAACGCACAATCACCAAACGGTGGTGGCGGCTATGGCGGTGCGGGCATGAACATGGAAGATATATTTAGCCAGTTCGGTGATATTTTTGGTGGTGGCAGTCCGTTTGAAGGTTTCTTTGGCGGTGGTGGCGGAGGCCGACAAGGCGGCGGTGGCCGTCGTGTGGCGCGCGGCAGCAACCTGCGTATTAAGGTAAGGCTTACTGTTGAAGAAATTGCCAATGGTGCCGAAAAGAAAATAAAGGTAAACAAGCAGATAGTTTGTAAAACCTGCGATGGTTCGGGCGCTAAGGATAAATCATCTATCCAAACCTGTAAAACTTGCGGTGGCCAGGGCGCTGTGCGCAGGGTGACCAATACCATACTAGGCCAGATGCAAACTACCAGCACCTGCCCTACCTGTAATGGCGAAGGCTCTGTAATTACCTCAAAATGCCCTGTTTGTCATGGCGATGGATTAGTACGTGGTGAAGAAACCATTACTATAAACATACCTGCCGGCGTAAGCGAAGGCATGCAGTTGAGCATGAGCGGCAAAGGAAACGCGGCCCCACGTGGTGGCATGCCGGGAGATCTGATCATATTGATTGAAGAGATCCCTCACGAAACTTTAAAACGCGACGGTAACAATATCATTTACGATCTGCACATTAACTTTGTTGATGCCGCTTTAGGTACCAGCGTTGAAGTACCGACCATTGATGGGAAAGCCAAAATAAAAATTGAACCCGGCACACAAGGCGGTAAAATATTACGCTTAAAAGGTAAAGGCGTTCCCGAAGTAAACTCATACCATCGCGGCGACCAGCTGGTGCATATTAATATATGGACACCAAAGGCATTAAGCCGTGAAGAGCGTGAATTGCTTGAAAAACTACAAAGCTCACCAAACTTCAAACCCAACCCCGGCAAAAACGAAAAAAGCTTTTTTGAACGGATGAAGGAATATTTTGAGTAGTTATTAGTCCGGAAGTCGGCAAGACGGAAAGTCCGAAAGATATATAAAGCCCAGAACTATAATAGTTTTGGGCTTTTTTGTTAGCAAACAATTTACAGACGATTGATATTATCTACTCATAAAACTTTAACAAATGAAAGTCAGTAAAAGAAACGCCACACTTATGATATTGCTGGGAATGATTAATATCGTTCTGTTCGTCATCCTAAACATAAGACGGTATAACCATATGCATGAAGGTATTTTCACCTATTATATATTACTGTTCGTATCTGAAATAACTTACCTTCTACCCTTCTTTTACCTGATCACTTTATTAAAATATGTACAGGAGAAACAGTTTATCATCACTTGTTTTTACGCCTTGCTTGCGGGAAAGATCATCAGCTTTCTGTTTAATTTCATCTCTAATACGAGTTCATACCTATCAACTATTCTTCTTGTTATAGGTGCTGTCATAGCGCTGATAGAAATTTGCGTGATCGTGGTTTCATTCCTTATAAAAAATCCCGCTTTAACTACTCCCTTTAAAATATATGCTATCGTATATATACTTGTAATACTTATAGAATGGGGAGTTCCATTACTACTGCCGCTTATTACAGGTTTTGATTTTTATCTAAGAGCATCCCGCTATATGAGTTATATGCCTTTATTGCCTATGCTGCCTACGCTTTATGTTATATACAGATCAAAAACACTTATCAGCCAAACAACACCTGCTTTTACGTCATAGTTATACGATTACTTTTAGACCCACGAGGTATCCAAACAAAACGCAATGTTGCAGATCAAATAAAACGTAACATTTTAAAAATCGCCGTATCTAACAGCAAAACCTTAATACTTAAACAATGCTGAGTATTCGCCATATTGTGAAACAATACGCCGGGCATACTGCCTTAAGCGATGTAAGTTTAGAAGTAGAAAGTGGGCAGATCTTCGGTCTGCTTGGGCCAAATGGTGCCGGTAAAACTTCGCTTATCCGCATCATCAACCAAATTACCGCACCCGACTCCGGCGAAGTATATTTTGCAGGCGAAAAGCTTAACCAGTCGCATATTGAGCGCATTGGCTATATGCCAGAGGAACGCGGACTATATAAGAAAATGGAGATCGGCGAGCAGATGATCTACCTGGCCAGGTTAAAGGGGCTAAGCCGTTCTGAGGCTACCAAAAGGTTAAAATTTTGGTTCGAGAAACTCGAAATGCAATCGTGGTGGCATAAAAAGATCGAGGAACTATCAAAGGGCATGCAGCAAAAGGCCCAGTTTGTGGCTACTGTTTTGCACGAGCCCGATCTGATCATTTTAGATGAGCCTTTCAGTGGCTTCGATCCGGTTAATGCCGAACTGATAAAAGACGAAATACTGGAACTGAACCGTAAAGGCGCAACCATCCTATTCTCCACCCATCGTATGGAATCCGTTGAGGAGTTGTGCAATTCTATCGCCCTACTCAATAAAGCAAAGAAAGTATTGGATGGACGGGTTAAGGATATCAAAAACTCTTATCGTAACGAAACCTATCTCATCGAGTACAACGGTCATAAACTTAATTTTGATGGATCACAGCCATTTAATTTGGTTGAGGAAACTGAAAATAGTGACGACACCCACACCATCAAAATAAAACTGGATACCGCTGCCAGCGCTAATGATGTGCTGCAATATCTTATCCCCAAAACAAGCATAAACAGGCTACAGGAAGTTGTGCCCACCATGAATGAGATTTTTATTGAAAAGGTAAACCTTAAAGCTGTTACAGTATGAAAAAAGTATTACTCATTATACAACGCGAGTACCTTACCCGTGTAAGAAAAAAGGCATTCATAGTAATGACCTTGCTGGTGCCCTCCTTAATAGTGTGTATGTATGGCATCATAGCTTTTTTAGCCTTGAATAACGACGAACTGAATAAGGCACACATTATAAAAGTTATTGATGAACGCGGCGATTATGCAGGCAAGTTTCACAATGTAGAGAATTTGAAATTCCAGGCTATCCATGAGCCATTGGCTAAAGCTAAAGCTGAAGTAAAAAAAGATGAGGACAGCTATCTGTTATGGATACCGGCAAAGATCAACAAAATAGATACCGTGCAATTCTTCTCAAAAAAGAAACCCAGCTTAACTATTACCGGCGAGGTTGAAAACCAGATGAACGCTATTGCAACTAATAACAGCATTATAAAAATGGGTATTGACCCGGTTAAGCTAAATGCCGCTAAAACCAGCCATATAACGGTTGGTGCCCGCGAAATAACCGATACCGGTGATGCAGACGCTAATGTTGGCGCAGCCTATGGCGCGGGCATAGCCGGGGCTATATTAATTTATATTTCACTATTTATTTATGGCGCACAGGTTATGCGCGGGGTGATTGAGGAAAAAACCAGCCGCATTGTTGAAGTGATCATATCATCGGTAAAACCCTTTCAACTAATGCTGGGTAAAATAATTGGTGTGGGTATGGTTGGGCTTACACAGTTTCTGCTGTGGATAATTCTATCTACAGCGGTAAGTTATATAGCAGGGCATTTCTTTACGGTACCCACCAACCCGGTAATGGGCTTTGCAAAAAACCTGGGGGCTAATGCTGTTGCTGAAGTTGGCTTTTTTATGTTTTACTGGATAACCGGCTACCTGCTGTACAGCGCGTTGTTTGCCGCTGTAGGTTCAGCGGTTGATAGTGAAACGGAGACGCAGCAATTTATGTTTCCCATAACCCTGCCCCTGCTGTTCACTTACATTTTATCGGTATCCTACTTATTCCAGGTACCAGATAGTCCGCTGGCAGTGTGGCTTTCCATGATACCGTTTACGGCCCCCGTGGCCATGATGGTACGTTTACCCTTTGGCGTCCCCGGCTGGCAAATGGCATTATCAATGCTGATGATGGTAATAGGCTTTTTGTTCACTACTTATATTGCTTCGCGGGTATACAGAGTTGGCATATTGATGTATGGCAAAAAGGCAAGCTATAAGGAACTGGTTAAATGGTTCTTTTATAAAGAATGATTTGGTGAGCGGTAAGTGGTGAATAGTGAGTGGATAAAAAATCCTCTTTAGGAGGTCAGGAGGCTAAACATTTTCTGCATATTTGGGTTTAGGCATTTATGGGCGATAATAATACTCCTGCTATAGTAGACAACAATACTGTAGCGGTAATGGATCTTGGTACAAACACCTTTCATTTATTAATTGCCCGTGGCACTGCGGCAAACCCGGAAGAGCTTTTCCATATTACAATACCTGTTCGCTTAGGTGAGGGGGGTATCAATAGCGGTATTATACAGCCAGCAGCTTACCAGCGTGGTATTGACACCTTGTTAAAATTCCATCAGCATATTACTGAATATGGGGCGGGGCGGGTAAAGGCTATCGCCACATCAGCCTTACGTACCACCTCAAACGGTAAGGACTTTATTGCAGAGGTGAAAGCCAAAACCGGCATCGCCATTGAAACTGTGAACGGCGAGCAGGAAGCCAAATATATTTATGAAGGTGTTAAAACCGGCAATTGCTTAACCCATCAAAACTCCCTGATACTCGACATTGGTGGCGGCAGCGTTGAATTTGTTTTGGGCAATAATGAAGGCATTCAATGGAAACAAAGCTTTGAAATTGGCGCTGCCCGGTTAATGGATAAGTTCCATAAAAAGGACCCTATCCCCGCATCATCCATACATGAACTTAACACTTATCTTGAGCGGGTATTAACGCCCTTATCTGAAGCGCTTGCCGGTATAAAGATTGAAAGCATCATAGGTTCATCAGGTGCTTTTGAAACTTTTGCCGAGGTGATAGAATTAAAAAAAGGCAATGAATTTAGTCTGAAGAAAACACGGGAATATCATTTTGACACAACCGAGTTTTTAAACATCACCGACTGGCTTATAGAATCAACCCATTTCGACAGGGAAAACACCAAGGGCATTATACCAATACGTGTAGATATGATCGTTGTAGCATCGCTCATTACCCGCTTTGTAATGACAAAATTGGGCATTGACGATGTATTGATGACATCGTATTCGTTAAAAGAGGGTGTGTTGGCAGAAGCACTGGGCTAAATCAATTAAATATTTTGCGGATTGGTCTGCGTATATACCTATAGTAGATCCGTTTAAAAAATGGTTGTTTTTGTTTTATTACTACTATATCACCTAAGAGTACAGCCTCATGGAGCTTTACAGTGTAGTTTGCATCTGCATTAATATTAATGATTTGGGCGCTATAGCCAATATTACTAACTATAAATTGCGTTGCTGATATAGGCACCCTTAAATTAAAGTCGCCGTGAATATTTGTAATGGCACCTAAGTTGCTGCCTTTTATTCTTATCAATGCACCCTGTATAACAATGTTTTGATCATCGGTTACACAGCCCTTAATCTCTTTTGTATTTAATAAATTCGGTGATAGTACTTTTCCAATAACTCTATTTTCACATACATTTTGCGGTTGCACTGCTATTTGCACTGTTACAGGTTTGGTTTGCGCGTCCGCTTTATAAAAGGGTATAGATCCTGCCAGACCTATTGCCATCGCCCATATTTTATACCTTTTTGAAACAGGCAGATTTTCCGGCAAAATCTGATAGTTTATATTATTTAACTGCTGTTCTCCGAATCTTCCGCAAACGTTATTATTTACTGTCAGATAGTTAATTATTTCATCATTAGTCATGGTGGTAAAATCGGTAACTGTTTTACAACATTGCTGGCAATGCCTGCCATCATTAACGGGTGTCATTTGCTGCCATGATTGATGGCATGGTTTGGGAATGTTGATCTTATTGAGCTGTGACATATTGTTAAGTTTTTCTTACAGGATGCATATCAAACCGGTTTTCCATAAATGCGCGCATAAAATATTTTCGACTCCCATTCTTCAACCTGATTGAATATTCTAAAACATCCTTTGTATATTGCTGCCACTAACTGAACTCTTCATGAAACTGAAATTTATTGGCCTGGGACTTATCCTTTTTTCTACTATTTCATCACAAGCACAGCGCAGGCAACACGCGCCCAATACAAATGACACCATCGCCTCCAGGTACAATCCCTCAACTTTATTCTCTACTACTTTTTATACCAATAAGGGCAATGAGTTCCACTCAGCCAATGGCGAACCAGGACCAAAATACTGGCAAAACCGGGCCGATTACCAATTAAAGGCTGCTATTGATACGGTTAGCAAAACGCTTACAGCCAGCGAAAATTTAAGCTATACTAATAACAGTCCGGACGCGCTGCAATACTTATGGCTGCAACTGGATCAGAACACTTATAAAAAAGATGCCCGCTCCAATTTTTATACGAGCGCTGCCCCAAAACCAAACCAGCATACTGATGGTTACCAGTTTGAATCGGTTGAAATTGTGCAGAATGGCAAAACTGAAAAAGCAGATTATATAATTACCGATACCCGCATGCAATTACGCCTGCCTGTGGCGCTTAGTCCAAACGGCGGTAAGATCAGCGTATTAATAAAATATCATTACACTATACCAAGCAGCGAATTTGGCGGCCGTACTGATTATAGCAATACCAAAAACGGCAAAATGTACGAGATTGCCCAGTGGTTTCCCCGCATGTGCGTATATGACGACTCACATGGATGGGATACCCTGCCATTTTTAGGCAGCGGGGAGTTTTACCTTGAATATGGCGATGTAGACTACACCGTAACCGTGCCATGGGACATGCTTGTAGCGGGCTCAGGCGAATTATTAAATCCGGCTGAAGTACTTACCTCAAAACAAATAAGCAGGCTTGCAGCGGCCCGTAATAGCGATAAAACGGTAATGATACGCCCGTTGAGCGAGGTTAACGATCCGTCATCACGCCCGGTGCATACCGGTAAGCTTACCTGGCACTTTAAAATGTATAACACCCGCGATGTTGCCTTTGGGGCATCAAAGGCCTATATATGGGATGCCGCACGGATGAACCTGCCAGGCGGTAAAAAATCGCTGGCTATGTCGGTTTATCCTGTGGAAAGTGTTGGCGATACCGCGTGGAGCCGTGCCACTGAATATTTAAAAGCATCGGTGGAACACTTTTCATCGAAATGGTTTGTGTACCCCTATCCTGTTGCTATAAATGAGGCAGGTGAAGCCGGAGGTATGGAATATC
Protein-coding regions in this window:
- a CDS encoding Ppx/GppA phosphatase family protein codes for the protein MGDNNTPAIVDNNTVAVMDLGTNTFHLLIARGTAANPEELFHITIPVRLGEGGINSGIIQPAAYQRGIDTLLKFHQHITEYGAGRVKAIATSALRTTSNGKDFIAEVKAKTGIAIETVNGEQEAKYIYEGVKTGNCLTHQNSLILDIGGGSVEFVLGNNEGIQWKQSFEIGAARLMDKFHKKDPIPASSIHELNTYLERVLTPLSEALAGIKIESIIGSSGAFETFAEVIELKKGNEFSLKKTREYHFDTTEFLNITDWLIESTHFDRENTKGIIPIRVDMIVVASLITRFVMTKLGIDDVLMTSYSLKEGVLAEALG
- the dnaJ gene encoding molecular chaperone DnaJ; amino-acid sequence: MAKRDYYDVLGVAKGADADEIKKAYRKMAIKYHPDKNEGDKEAEEKFKEAAEAYEVLSNPEKRQRYNQFGHAANAQSPNGGGGYGGAGMNMEDIFSQFGDIFGGGSPFEGFFGGGGGGRQGGGGRRVARGSNLRIKVRLTVEEIANGAEKKIKVNKQIVCKTCDGSGAKDKSSIQTCKTCGGQGAVRRVTNTILGQMQTTSTCPTCNGEGSVITSKCPVCHGDGLVRGEETITINIPAGVSEGMQLSMSGKGNAAPRGGMPGDLIILIEEIPHETLKRDGNNIIYDLHINFVDAALGTSVEVPTIDGKAKIKIEPGTQGGKILRLKGKGVPEVNSYHRGDQLVHINIWTPKALSREERELLEKLQSSPNFKPNPGKNEKSFFERMKEYFE
- a CDS encoding ABC transporter ATP-binding protein — translated: MLSIRHIVKQYAGHTALSDVSLEVESGQIFGLLGPNGAGKTSLIRIINQITAPDSGEVYFAGEKLNQSHIERIGYMPEERGLYKKMEIGEQMIYLARLKGLSRSEATKRLKFWFEKLEMQSWWHKKIEELSKGMQQKAQFVATVLHEPDLIILDEPFSGFDPVNAELIKDEILELNRKGATILFSTHRMESVEELCNSIALLNKAKKVLDGRVKDIKNSYRNETYLIEYNGHKLNFDGSQPFNLVEETENSDDTHTIKIKLDTAASANDVLQYLIPKTSINRLQEVVPTMNEIFIEKVNLKAVTV
- a CDS encoding ABC transporter permease produces the protein MKKVLLIIQREYLTRVRKKAFIVMTLLVPSLIVCMYGIIAFLALNNDELNKAHIIKVIDERGDYAGKFHNVENLKFQAIHEPLAKAKAEVKKDEDSYLLWIPAKINKIDTVQFFSKKKPSLTITGEVENQMNAIATNNSIIKMGIDPVKLNAAKTSHITVGAREITDTGDADANVGAAYGAGIAGAILIYISLFIYGAQVMRGVIEEKTSRIVEVIISSVKPFQLMLGKIIGVGMVGLTQFLLWIILSTAVSYIAGHFFTVPTNPVMGFAKNLGANAVAEVGFFMFYWITGYLLYSALFAAVGSAVDSETETQQFMFPITLPLLFTYILSVSYLFQVPDSPLAVWLSMIPFTAPVAMMVRLPFGVPGWQMALSMLMMVIGFLFTTYIASRVYRVGILMYGKKASYKELVKWFFYKE
- a CDS encoding M1 family metallopeptidase; protein product: MKLKFIGLGLILFSTISSQAQRRQHAPNTNDTIASRYNPSTLFSTTFYTNKGNEFHSANGEPGPKYWQNRADYQLKAAIDTVSKTLTASENLSYTNNSPDALQYLWLQLDQNTYKKDARSNFYTSAAPKPNQHTDGYQFESVEIVQNGKTEKADYIITDTRMQLRLPVALSPNGGKISVLIKYHYTIPSSEFGGRTDYSNTKNGKMYEIAQWFPRMCVYDDSHGWDTLPFLGSGEFYLEYGDVDYTVTVPWDMLVAGSGELLNPAEVLTSKQISRLAAARNSDKTVMIRPLSEVNDPSSRPVHTGKLTWHFKMYNTRDVAFGASKAYIWDAARMNLPGGKKSLAMSVYPVESVGDTAWSRATEYLKASVEHFSSKWFVYPYPVAINEAGEAGGMEYPGITFDSPRATKGDLFGLIAHEIGHNWFPMIVGSDERRYAWMDEGLNTFIDIYATDIFNKGEYAPKRDGEYAPKGGNPADEIIPTIADPDAITIMTAADGVTEKYRHPVTYYKTAFGLVLLREQILGNDRFDYAFRNYINKWAYKHPQPDDFFRSMDNGTGEDLSWFWKGWFYSNLQLDLALIDVKYVDKDPKNGIKVTVANKEEMAMPFTVEVKLKDGSKQRIKLPVETWLQQKAITFTISTTTEVESVTVDPDNALPDMNKANNTIRMK
- a CDS encoding nucleotide exchange factor GrpE, translated to MLKKKHTENTETPEEGVIDENIQGTEAEAAPKGPSAEDKLKEELSAANDKYLRLFAEFDNFRRRTVREREEARKTEGKDVIVAMLPVMDDFERAIRSMDNATDVNAIKTGIELIYNKLSSTLAQKGLKAMDALGETFDADIHEAITNVPAPTDDLKGKVIDVMEKGYYLGDKVARFAKVIVGA
- a CDS encoding carboxypeptidase-like regulatory domain-containing protein, translated to MSQLNKINIPKPCHQSWQQMTPVNDGRHCQQCCKTVTDFTTMTNDEIINYLTVNNNVCGRFGEQQLNNINYQILPENLPVSKRYKIWAMAIGLAGSIPFYKADAQTKPVTVQIAVQPQNVCENRVIGKVLSPNLLNTKEIKGCVTDDQNIVIQGALIRIKGSNLGAITNIHGDFNLRVPISATQFIVSNIGYSAQIININADANYTVKLHEAVLLGDIVVIKQKQPFFKRIYYRYIRRPIRKIFN